The Coccidioides posadasii str. Silveira chromosome 3, complete sequence genome contains a region encoding:
- a CDS encoding uncharacterized protein (EggNog:ENOG410PJVW~COG:A~BUSCO:13886at33183) has protein sequence MNSIRQIQALNKRELETAVSPEASWHADYRDTAYIYIGGLPYDLSEGDILTIFSQFGEPVHLNLVRDKDTGKSKGFAFLKYEDQRSTDLAVDNLCGATVMGRLLRVDHMRYKRKEEEGLEDNIAALDKEELERQRGGRDHDRDHHGYRTSRRRRSESKSDGERRKRPLLKEEVELARLIEEHDDEDPMKEYLIQEKKEEVAAALAKSKSSRRRNDSAERRDRHRHRRHHRRRHSEERSRSRERRHAHRRRSRSRSRSPSRGRRHRRRDYSP, from the exons ATGAACTCCATCCGACAGATTCAGGCTCTCAACAAACGGGAATTAGAAACCGCAGT CTCCCCAGAAGCTTCCTGGCACGCCGACTATCGTGACACGGCTTATATCTACATCGGCGGTTTACCATATGATCTTAGCGAAGGTGACATTCTAACCATATTCTCCCAATTCGGTGAACCGGTGCACCTCAATCTAGTTCGCGACAAGGATACGGGGAAAAGCAAGGGATTTGCATTTTTAAAGTATGAGGATCAGAGAAGTACCGATCTAGCCGTGGACAATCTTTGTGGTGCGACTGTGATGGGAAGATTGCTGAGGGTTGACCACATGAGGTACAAAcgaaaagaagaggagggcTTGGAAGATAATATTGCAGCATTAGATAAGGAAGAGCTGGAGAGACAACGGGGTGGACGGGACCATGATCGTGATCATCATGGTTATAGGACGTCTAGAAGGCGCCGATCGGAGAGCAAGAGTGACGGTGAGAGAAGGAAACGGCCGTTACTGAAGGAAGAAGTGGAACTGGCACGGCTTATTGAGGAGCATGATGATGAGGATCCAATGAAAGAATATTTAAtacaggaaaagaaagaagaggttGCAGCAGCGCTGGCAAAATCGAAATCAAGCAGGCGACGAAACGATAGCGCCGAGCGACGGGATCGACACCGGCATCGCCGTCATCACCGACGGAGACATAGCGAAGAACGTTCCCGTTCGCGTGAAAGACGTCATGCACACCGTAGAAGATCGCGATCGCGATCGCGATCTCCCTCAAGGGGGCGGAGACATCGAAGAAGAGATTACAGCCCGTGA
- the HSV2 gene encoding Phosphatidylinositol 3,5-bisphosphate-binding protein (EggNog:ENOG410PHY0~COG:U~BUSCO:8108at33183): MDTRQVIDTSTGPGSLSVAFNSDSSCFSVGLDSGFCVFNSDPCELKVSRDFNAGIGVVEMLGQSNYLALVGGGRRPKFPQNKLIIWDDAKQKAAITLEFRTSVLRVRLTRSRVVVALHNSVHVFAFSVPPQKLSVFETVDNPLGLLCLGQQLLAFPGRSPGQVQVVELETGNVSIIPAHSSPLRALTLSSDGALLATASETGTLIRVFATSNCAKIAELRRGLEHADIFSLGISPSNTLLAVTSDKSTLHVFDLPHARNPSPNSQPPQVTGEEALYNKWGFLGKIPLLPRLFSDVYSFASAPFEIGDETPPGTGYIPQLGSSFSRPPKGVIGWTSDDTILLIGAGKDGRWERFIIQDGQDGKRVCTRTGWKRYLGS; the protein is encoded by the exons ATGGACACAAGACAAGTAATAGATACCTCTACGGGGCCCGGCTCTCTCTCGGTAGCTTTCAACAGTGACAGCAGCTGCTTTTCGGTTGGCCTTGACTCGGGATTTTGTG TCTTTAATTCCGATCCATGTGAGCTAAAGGTGTCAAGAG ACTTCAATGCCGGAATCGGGGTTGTGGAGATGCTTGGCCAGTCCAACTACCTAGCCCTCGTCGGAGGTGGGCGCAGGCCTAAGTTCCCTCAGAACAAG TTGATCATCTGGGACGACGCGAAGCAAAAGGCGGCCATTACGCTGGAGTTTCGCACTTCTGTCCTGCGAGTCCGCCTTACCAGATCGCGTGTTGTTGTTGCTTTACACAATAGCGTCCATGTTTTTGCATTTTCCGTTCCGCCACAGAAACTCTCCGTTTTTGAAACGGTAGATAACCCCCTGGGACTACTATGCTTAGGCCAGCAACTTCTCGCTTTCCCTGGTCGATCGCCTGGCCAAGTCCAAGTGGTAGAACTCGAGACTGGAAATGTTAGCATTATTCCGGCGCACAGCTCTCCGCTGAGGGCGCTAACTTTAAGCTCTGATGGAGCTTTACTGGCCACTGCGAGCGAAACA GGAACACTCATCCGTGTATTTGCAACAAGCAACTGTGCCAAGATAGCAGAATTACGGAGAGGATTGGAGCATGCGGACATATTTTCATTGGGCATATCGCCATCTAACACACTACTTGCTGTTACATCAGACAAATCTACCCTGCATGTTTTTGATCTACCGCACGCTCGTAATCCTTCCCCAAACAGTCAGCCACCACAAGTCACAGGGGAAGAGGCATTATACAATAAATGGGGATTCCTAGGAAAGATACCCCTACTTCCGCGACTGTTCTCTGACGTATATTCATTCGCCAGTGCCCCTTTTGAAATTGGCGACGAGACCCCTCCGGGCACGGGATATATTCCGCAGCTGGGTTCTTCCTTTAGCCGACCGCCCAAAGGGGTTATTGGCTGGACTAGTGACGATACAATCTTGTTAATAGGCGCGGGTAAAGATGGAAGATGGGAGAGATTTATAATTCAGGATGGTCAGGATGGGAAGCGCGTTTGCACCAGAACTGGATGGAAGCGGTATTTAGGAAGTTGA
- a CDS encoding uncharacterized protein (EggNog:ENOG410PGVE~COG:D,U,Z~BUSCO:8803at33183), giving the protein MASTVNAIKIRRKKNVKKGIQFCLMVCGASGTGRTTFVNTLCGKKVLQGKDADDPTNAHLEEGVRIKPVTVELELDEEGTRISLTIVDTPGFGDQIDNEESFSEIVGYLERQYDDILAEESRIKRNPRFRDNRVHALLYFITPTGHGLRELDIELMKRLSPRVNVIPVIGKADSLTPAELAESKKLIMEDIEHYRIPIYNFPYDVEEDDEDTVEENAELRGLMPFAIVGSEDVLEINGRKVRARQYPWGVVEVENQRHSDFLAVRSALLHSHLADLKEITHDFLYENYRTEKLSKSVEGGAAANHDSSMNPEDLASQSVRLKEEQLRREEEKLREIELKVQREINEKRQELLARESQLREIEARMREQNRQLEHGDGTNGEVGA; this is encoded by the exons ATGGCTTCTACAGTCAACGCT ATCAAGATTCGCCGGAAGAAGAATGTGAAGAAGGGAATTCAGTTCTGTCTGATGGTTTGCGGCGCCAGTGGAACCG GCCGCACAACCTTTGTCAACACACTCTGTGGAAAGAAGGTTTTGCAAGGAAAAGATGCCGACGATCCTACAAATGCTCACCTTGAGGAAGGTGTGCGTATTAAGCCGGTCACTGTCG AACTCGAACTAGATGAAGAGGGCACCCGCATTTCCTTGACAATTGTCGATACGCCGGGCTTTGGCGATCAGATCGACAATGAAGAGAG CTTCTCCGAAATCGTCGGTTATCTCGAACGCCAGTATGATGACATCTTAGCGGAAGAATCCAGAATCAAGCGTAACCCTCGATTCCGTGATAACCGTGTGCACGCTCTCCTTTACTTTATCACACCCACTGGTCACGGTTTGCGGGAGCTTGATATTGAGTTGATGAAGCGCTTGTCTCCACGTGTCAATGTTATCCCCGTAATTGGGAAGGCAGACTCTCTTACCCCGGCCGAACTCGCAGAGTCGAAAAAGCTCATCATGGAGGATATTGAGCACTACCGTATCCCCATCTATAACTTCCCCTACGACGTTGAAGAGGATGACGAAGACACCGTTGAGGAAAATGCCGAGCTCAGAGGGCTTATGCCATTTGCAATTGTTGGTTCTGAGGATGTCCTTGAGATTAACGGCCGTAAGGTCCGCGCAAGACAATATCCATGGGGTGTAGTTGAGGTCGAGAACCAGCGACACTCCGATTTCTTGGCTGTCAGAAGTGCTCTCTTGCATAGCCATCTTGCCGACCTCAAAGAGATTACTCACGATTTCCTCTACGAAAATTACCGAACTGAAAAGCTCAGCAAGAGCGTGGAAGGTGGAGCTGCTGC AAACCACGATTCCTCGATGAACCCAGAAGATTTGGCCTCGCAGTCCGTTCGCCTAAAGGAGGAGCAGCTCCGCCGCGAAGAAGAGAAGCTCCGCGAGATCGAACTGAAGGTGCAGCGGGAAATCAACGAGAAGCGGCAAGAACTTTTGGCCCGCGAGAGTCAGCTGAGAGAAATCGAGGCTCGCATGCGCGAGCAGAATCGACAACTCGAGCACGGGGATGGAACAAATGGGGAAGTGGGCGCTTAA
- the ROM2 gene encoding RHO1 GDP-GTP exchange protein 2 (EggNog:ENOG410PFP7~COG:T~BUSCO:645at33183) — MADYGSQQGRNPRPNPYGHASSFQRDAAFSEIFGGAPPPGRSQTMTSQTPQFHQERAHTMTGHSPEVYMPSRGHPPPMRQAHHSYGPGPESGYHDPRWQPNGSMPPPRNPPIPPYSSRSQYPIPQRMDSIARPPPQYPPMKPPTRIPPPAALNSDPYRSRSMAGPGPRPPQFHAPPNNYNQAPPSAFRQQGYHPMSSRTPHGRIVPERHDNERAMSLSSYTSDRDHAQTISSGRVIPNRRRDSGMERDRADRMDRRPMERPPSDQIPGLPEITPPHDPHSRIRHPSESSINSRTLSMASTVAADRNNSLQTPNSVKSGHSAPATVTAHRSRTPLVYPALLSRVAAVFKERVSIGERIKNDLAYTNAFTGAEAVDLLSYIIKTTDRNLALLLGRALDAQKFFHDVTYDHRLRDAPGELYQFRETMGEESPISEVNGVFTLLTECYSPTCTRDQLCYSIACPRRLEQQARLNLKPHPGLRTSASRGSLHDQDESEDQKLWINMVPKEVADSIDDKEKKRQEIIFEVMYTERDFVKDLEYLRDFWMRPLRSAHNTNLSPVPEHRREKFIRTVFGNVLEVLSVNSRFSEALNARQKESHVVHSVGDIFLQYVPRFDPFIKYGANQLYGKYEFEKERASNPAFAKFVEETERLKESRKLELNGYLTKPTTRLARYPLLLENVVKYTKDDNPDKQDIPKAIALIRDFLSRVNTESGKSENHFNLMQLNMALKFAPGDYVDLKLTEENRTMLIKMAFKKGPTDSSEVTAYLFDHAVLLVRIKAVNKREEYRVYKKPIPLELLVIAQMDEVIPKLGIAKRPSANLLAAGRAANAPPASKDAFPITFRHLGKGGYDQTLWATSQTQRKRFIELVEEQQRKLREHSSNFYSKTVLCEGFFTAVNRVNCLVPIDGGRKLVYGTDNGIYLSERWPKDKSAKPKRVLDATAVTQIDTLEEYQLMLVLANKTLSSYPLEALDVHDGQNPLVRRPKKIQGHANFFKSGIGLGRHLVCSVKTSALSSTIKVFEPMENLAKGKKKPLTKMFQSGQDALKPFKEFYIPAESSSVHFLRSTLCVGCSRGFEVVSLETTERQSLLDQADTSLDFVARKENVKPIHIERLNGEFLLNYSDFSFFVNRNGWRARPDWRIAWEGNPTAFALSYPYILAFEPSFIEIRHLETSELVHIMTGRNIRMLHSSTREIIYAYEDEAGEDVVASLDFWNKPQ, encoded by the exons ATGGCGGATTACGGTTCCCAGCAAGGCCGGAACCCTCGACCCAACCCATACGGCCATGCCTCTTCCTTTCAACGCGATGCCGCCTTCTCGGAAATATTTGGAGGCGCCCCGCCTCCTGGTCGCTCGCAGACGATGACCTCCCAGACCCCTCAGTTCCACCAGGAACGGGCACACACGATGACCGGCCACTCGCCGGAAGTCTACATGCCTTCGCGTGGCCATCCTCCACCGATGAGACAGGCACATCACAGCTATGGGCCTGGCCCCGAATCGGGATACCACGATCCGCGGTGGCAGCCTAATGGCTCCATGCCACCGCCTCGCAATCCTCCAATTCCTCCGTACTCCAGTCGATCTCAGTATCCCATCCCGCAGCGGATGGACTCCATTGCCAGACCGCCTCCCCAGTATCCACCCATGAAACCTCCAACTCGAATTCCTCCCCCTGCCGCCTTGAATTCGGACCCGTACAGATCACGTTCTATGGCAGGACCCGGACCACGTCCCCCTCAATTCCACGCCCCGCCCAACAATTACAACCAAGCGCCTCCGAGTGCATTTAGACAACAAGGCTATCACCCAATGAGTTCTCGAACTCCTCATGGCCGAATTGTACCCGAGAGGCATGACAACGAGCGTGCAATGTCGCTGAGCTCTTACACCTCCGACCGCGATCATGCGCAGACGATCAGTTCTGGAAGAGTGATTCCAAATCGGAGACGAGACTCTGGAATGGAGCGGGACCGTGCCGACCGTATGGACCGACGCCCCATGGAAAGGCCACCTTCTGATCAAATCCCTGGCCTACCAGAGATCACCCCACCACATGATCCTCATTCAAGAATCAGACACCCGAGCGAAAGCTCCATCAATTCTCGTACATTATCTATGGCCTCAACCGTCGCTGCCGATCGCAATAACAGCTTGCAGACTCCCAACTCCGTCAAGTCTGGTCACTCCGCCCCTGCGACTGTGACAGCTCATCGTAGCAGGACCCCCCTTGTCTACCCCGCCTTGCTATCGCGCGTGGCTGCAGTCTTCAAGGAACGAGTCTCCATTGGAGAGCGTATTAAGAACGACTTGGCGTACACCAACGCCTTTACTGGTGCCGAAGCCGTGGATCTGTTATCGTATATCATCAAAACAACGGATCGGAACCTAGCGCTCCTACTCGGCAGAGCGCTAGATGCACAAAAGTTTTTTCATGATGTGACATACGACCACCGACTGCGAGACGCTCCTGGAGAGCTCTACCAGTTTCGAGAAACCATGGGAGAGGAATCTCCGATTTCCGAGGTAAACGGAGTCTTTACACTCTTGACGGAATGCTACTCCCCAACTTGTACTCGAGATCAGCTGTGCTATTCGATTGCGTGTCCGAGACGACTGGAGCAGCAAGCCAGATTGAACCTCAAGCCTCACCCTGGCTTACGGACCTCCGCATCGAGAGGCAGTCTTCATGATCAGGATGAGAGCGAGGACCAGAAGCTATGGATCAACATGGTACCGAAAGAAGTCGCGGATAGCATTGATGATAAGGAAAAGAAACGACAAGAGATCATTTTCGAGGTTATGTACACTGAGCGTGATTTTGTGAAAGACCTAGAGTATCTGAGAGATTTTTGGATGCGGCCGCTGCGTTCCGCGCATAACACCAATCTTTCTCCAGTTCCCGAGCATCGTCGAGAGAAATTCATCAGAACTGTGTTTGGCAACGTTCTCGAGGTCCTGAGCGTCAACTCCCGATTCTCAGAAGCACTGAATGCACGACAGAAAGAAAGCCACGTCGTCCATTCTGTAGGTGATATCTTCCTTCAGTATGTCCCTCGCTTCGATCCTTTTATAAAATACGGTGCAAATCAACTCTACGGGAAGTATGAGTTTGAAAAAGAGCGCGCCTCCAACCCTGCCTTTGCCAAGTTTGTCGAGGAAACAGAAAGGCTCAAAGAGTCGAGAAAGCTGGAGCTCAACGGCTATCTCACGAAGCCCACTACTCGTCTCGCCAGATACCCCTTGTTGCTGGAGAATGTTGTCAAGTACACGAAAGACGATAATCCGGACAAGCAAGACATTCCAAAAGCCATTGCCCTCATCCGTGATTTCTTGTCCCGCGTGAACACGGAGAGCGGAAAATCAGAGAACCATTTCAACCTGATGCAATTAAACATGGCTCTCAAGTTTGCCCCTGGCGACTACGTGGATCTCAAGCTCACAGAAGAGAACCGCACCATGTTGATAAAAATGGCGTTTAAAAAGGGACCAACAGATTCTTCCGAGGTCACAGCCTATCTCTTCGACCATGCAGTCTTGCTTGTGAGAATAAAGGCTGTGAACAAACGCGAGGAGTACCGAGTATACAAGAAGCCGATACCTCTAGAACTGCTTGTTATTGCGCAAATGGATGAAGTCATACCGAAACTAGGTATTGCAAAACGTCCTTCGGCTAACCTGCTGGCCGCTGGCCGCGCAGCCAATGCACCACCAGCTTCCAAAGATGCTTTCCCTATCACGTTCAGACACCTTGGAAAAGGAGGTTATGACCAAACCTTGTGGGCAACGTCGCAAACTCAACGGAAAAGGTTTATCGAATTGGTTGAAGAGCAGCAACGGAAACTGAGAGAGCATAGCAGCAACTTCTATTCGAAGACCGTGCTGTGTGAAGGCTTCTTCACCGCAGTGAACAGAGTGAATTGTTTGGTTCCAATAG ATGGTGGTCGGAAATTGGTTTATGGAACGGACAATGGCATCTACTTGTCTGAAAGGTGGCCTAAAGACAAATCTGCTAAGCCAAAACGCGTCCTCGATGCGACTGCAGTTACTCAGATCGACACCCTTGAAGAGTACCAGCTCATGCTTGTACTGGCCAACAAGACCCTCAGTTCTTATCCTCTAGAAGCACTGGATGTGCACGATGGGCAAAACCCGCTTGTACGCCGACCTAAGAAAATTCAGGGCCACGCAAACTTTTTCAAATCTGGTATCGGTCTTGGAAGGCATCTTGTCTGCTCTGTCAAGACGTCTGCCTTGTCCTCGACTATTAAGGTCTTTGAGCCTATGGAGAATCttgccaagggcaagaaGAAACCTCTAACCAAGATGTTCCAGAGCGGACAAGATGCACTGAAGCCGTTCAAG GAGTTCTATATCCCCGCAGAATCTTCTTCGGTGCATTTCTTGAGATCGACGCTCTGTGTAGGATGCTCTCGTGGCTTCGAAGTCGTTAGTTTGGAGACAACCGAACGACAGTCATTACTGGATCAAGCCGACACATCTCTCGACTTTGTCGCGAGGAAAGAAAACGTCAAGCCAATCCACATTGAAAGATTGAATGGAGAGTTCCTACTAAACTATAGTGACTTCTCCTTCTTCGTGAACCGGAATGGATGGCGTGCACGACCCGATTGGCGAATAGCCTGGGAAGGGAACCCAACGGCATTCGCGCTCTCATATCCGTACATTTTGGCCTTTGAGCCCAGCTTCATTGAAATTAGACACTTGGAGACTAGCGAGTTGGTTCATATCATGACCGGGCGTAACATTCGCATGTTACATTCGTCGACAAGAGAG ATCATTTATGCCTACGAGGATGAGGCAGGAGAGGATGTAGTGGCCAGCTTAGATTTCTGGAACAAGCCCCAGTAG
- the VMA11_1 gene encoding v-type proton ATPase 16 kDa proteolipid subunit 2 (EggNog:ENOG410PMV0~COG:C~TransMembrane:3 (o73-94i106-128o148-172i)~BUSCO:16071at33183), translating into MHTGLHTRLPLLTMLADDIRMYVLVGNPTAWSHVFCSRGYDNTALGAAYGTAKAGIGIANVGTFRPDLIMKSLVPVVMAGIIAVYGLVVAVLIAGDIGTPAQNYSLYAGFVHLAAGLSVGLAGLAAGYTIGIVGDAGTRAFMQQSRVFVGMVLILIFGEVLGLYGLIVALILNSKR; encoded by the exons ATGCATACCGGTTTACATACTCGATTGCCCCTGCTGACAATGCTCGCAGATGATATTCGGATGTACGTCCTCGTCGGAAACCCCACGGCTTGGTCTCATGTCTTCTGCTCACGCGGCTATGATAATACAGCGTTAGGAGCCGCATATGGCACCGCGAAGGCCGGCATTGGAATTGCGAATGTTGGCACATTTCGCCCGGATCTTATCATGAAG TCGCTTGTACCAGTTGTCATGGCTGGTATTATCGCGGTTTACGGACTGGTCGTCGCCGTTCTAATAGCTGGTGACATTGGAACCCCAGCACAAAATTACAGTTTATACGC CGGATTTGTACATCTTGCGGCGGGACTGTCCGTTGGCCTTGCAGGACTTGCGGCCGGCTACACCATCGGGATAGTCGGAGATGCG GGAACACGAGCCTTCATGCAGCAGTCGCGTGTATTCGTGGGCATGGTGCTGATCCTGATTTTCGGTGAAGTTTTGGGTCTCTATGG TCTCATTGTCGCATTGATCCTCAATTCGAAGCGTTGA
- the VMA11_1 gene encoding v-type proton ATPase 16 kDa proteolipid subunit 2, variant 2 (EggNog:ENOG410PMV0~COG:C~TransMembrane:2 (i60-81o93-117i)), with product MLADDIRMYVLVGNPTAWSHVFCSRGYDNTALGAAYGTAKAGIGIANVGTFRPDLIMKSLVPVVMAGIIAVYGLVVAVLIAGDIGTPAQNYSLYAGFVHLAAGLSVGLAGLAAGYTIGIVGDASMLKETI from the exons ATGCTCGCAGATGATATTCGGATGTACGTCCTCGTCGGAAACCCCACGGCTTGGTCTCATGTCTTCTGCTCACGCGGCTATGATAATACAGCGTTAGGAGCCGCATATGGCACCGCGAAGGCCGGCATTGGAATTGCGAATGTTGGCACATTTCGCCCGGATCTTATCATGAAG TCGCTTGTACCAGTTGTCATGGCTGGTATTATCGCGGTTTACGGACTGGTCGTCGCCGTTCTAATAGCTGGTGACATTGGAACCCCAGCACAAAATTACAGTTTATACGC CGGATTTGTACATCTTGCGGCGGGACTGTCCGTTGGCCTTGCAGGACTTGCGGCCGGCTACACCATCGGGATAGTCGGAGATGCG TCAATGCTAAAAGAGACAATTTAG
- the PKA2 gene encoding serine/threonine protein kinase, AGC (EggNog:ENOG410PGKH~COG:T~BUSCO:8171at33183) → MAMETIRQPQEQLPKPPPVRCRPEIDCEPQDIDTKKLGFPPWPSSRPKTPQDIVENREHIKERLPKHKLKVEDFELLKTLGTGTFARVWLVRLKNVKDKNNSIFALKVLRKADVIELKQVEHVRNENNALHAVAGHPFITTLIASFSDDQCLYMLLDYCPGGEIFSFLRRIRRFNEPTAKFYAAEIVLILEYLHDVQGVAYRDLKPENILLDAEGHLKLVDFGFAKQLYSHETYTLCGTPEYLAPEVIHNSGHGLAVDWWALGILIYEFLVGQPPFWDPNPLRIYEQIVEGRLRFPSHVTPEARDIISALCKTNPSERLGYISGGTKRVKEHPFFKGINWDDLYHRRIPGPIIPRVDHPADAGNFEEYPPPPDPSTQTVYTEEMKKKYEACFKDFND, encoded by the exons ATGGCGATGGAGACGATCCGGCAGCCGCAGGAGCAATTACCCAAGCCGCCACCGGTCCGGTGCCGGCCGGAGATAGATTGCGAACCCCAAGACATCGACACCAAGAAACTCGGGTTCCCGCCCTGGCCTTCCTCAAGGCCCAAGACGCCGCAGGATATCGTTGAGAATCGAGAGCACATCAAGGAGCGACTGCCTAAACACAAATTGAAGGTTGAAGATTTCGAATTACTGAAGACGCTGGGGACCG GCACGTTTGCGCGAGTATGGCTCGTTCGGCTCAAGAATGTAAAGGACAAGAACAACTCAATTTTCGCACTAAAGGTCCTTCGCAAAGCTGATG TCATCGAACTGAAACAAGTGGAACATGTCCGTAATGAGAACAATGCTCTTCACGCTGTTGCTGGACATCCGTTCATCACAACTCTAATTGCCTCTTTCTCCGACGACCAATGCCTCTACATGCTA TTAGACTATTGCCCCGGCGGTGAAATATTCAGCTTCTTGCGTCGCATACGACGATTCAACGAGCCCACCGCTAAATTCTACGCTGCCGAAATAGTATTAATCCTTGAATACCTCCACGACGTACAGGGCGTTGCATATCGTGACCTAAAACCAGAGAACATCCTTCTTGACGCTGAGGGGCACCTCAAACTAGTTGATTTCGGTTTCGCGAAGCAACTCTATAGTCATGAGACATATACCCTCTGTGGAACACCCGAATATCTCGCGCCGGAAGTCATACACAACAGTGGCCATGGCCTGGCAGTTGACTGGTGGGCACTAGGAATTCTGATATATGAATTCTTAGTAGGACAACCTCCCTTCTGGGATCCAAACCCTTTGCGGATATATGAGCAGATCGTCGAGGGCCGCCTGCGCTTCCCGTCTCACGTAACACCAGAAGCACGGGACATAATAAGTGCGCTATGCAAGACCAATCCGTCCGAAAGATTGGGGTACATATCGGGTGGAACAAAACGGGTGAAGGAGCACCCGTTCTTCAAAGGAATAAACTGGGACGATCTGTATCACCGACGGATACCAGGGCCAATAATACCACGTGTTGATCATCCGGCCGACGCAGGGAATTTCGAGGAGTATCCGCCTCCACCAGATCCAAGTACGCAAACTGTATATACGGAAGAGATGAAAAAGAAGTATGAGGCCTGTTTTAAGGACTTCAACGATTAA
- the OCH1 gene encoding membrane-bound alpha-1,6- mannosyltransferase Initiation-specific (SECRETED:SignalP(1-26)~EggNog:ENOG410PII4~COG:G~BUSCO:10523at33183), translating to MISFRRCLIIAATFLAFMYILHLSGSGGSTRQPEGSNAGPEDKLSSVDGSLQFQPQQIPLEDLARKPLRERLRYQFPYDIQSKFPAYIWQTWKYTPASGKFKEELRPFEASWTEHHPGFVHQVITDDGLIYVVKYLYAAFPEIIEAFESMPLPVLKADYFRYLILLARGGIYSDIDTFALKPATEWVPAAVDRTTIGLIIGIEADPDRKDWQTWYSRRIQFCQWTIQSKPGHPILRDVVANITEEALRMKSEGKLKKNKMDKTIVEFTGPAVWTDSIFRYFNNPNYFDMGRRDGNSTSEIGYKHFTGMVAQKAVGDVIVLPITSFSPGVRQMGAEEPEHPMAFVKHNFQGAWKTPKA from the exons ATGATCTCCTTTCGAAGATGCCTGATCATTGCGGCCACCTTCCTCGCTTTCATGTACATCCTCCACCTGTCCGGCAGCGGCGGCAGCACTCGACAACCCGAAGGATCGAACGCTGGCCCTGAAGATAAGCTGTCAAGCGTGGACGGTTCGCTCCAGTTTCAGCCCCAGCAGATTCCTCTCGAAGACTTGGCCCGAAAACCTCTCCGTGAACGACTCCGATACCAGTTCCCTTACGACATACAATCGAAGTTCCCGGCCTACATCTGGCAGACGTGGAAGTACACCCCAGCTTCCGGGAAGTTCAAGGAAGAGCTACGCCCGTTCGAAGCTAGCTGGACTGAACACCACCCAGGATTCGTCCACCAGGTGATCACGGACGATGGGTTGATCTACGTGGTGAAATACCTCTACGCTGCTTTCCCGGAAATCATAGAGGCCTTTGAGTCGATGCCGCTACCCGTGCTGAAGGCGGACTACTTCCGATACCTTATCCTCTTGGCCCGTGGTGGGATATACAGCGACATCGACACCTTCGCTCTGAAGCCCGCAACTGAATGGGTGCCTGCTGCTGTCGACAGAACTACGATAGGTCTTATTATTGGCATCGAGGCGGACCCAGACAGGAAGGACTGGCAGACCTGGTATTCACGCAGGATCCAATTCTGTCAGTGGACCATCCAGTCAAAGCCGGGACACCCGATATTGCGGGATGTTGTGGCAAACATCACGGAGGAAGCACTGCGGATGAAGAGCGAGGGGAAGCttaaaaagaacaagatggaCAAAACTATTGTCGAATTCACTGGGCCGGCCGTATGGACAGACTCGATTTTCCGCTATTTCAATAACCCGAACTACTTTGACATGGGGAGGAGAGATGGCAACTCCACCAGCGAGATTGGCTACAAGCATTTTACCGGCATGGTCGCCCAAAAGGCCGTTGGCGATGTCATCGTCTTGCCGATTACCAGCTTCAGTCCCGGCGTTCGACAGATGGGTGCCGAAGAGCCTGAGCACCCGATGGCATTCGTTAAGCATAACTTCCAAG GAGCATGGAAAACGCCCAAAGCATAA